From Paenibacillus sp. FSL H8-0537:
TTATGAGTGTAAAACTTTTATATATTGAGGATGACAAGGAAATTGGAGATTTCGTATGTGCCCATTTGAAGGAGCAGGGCTATGAGGTGTTGTGGCTGCTCAGCGGTGAACGGGCGCTGGAGGAGGCAGAGGGCTGTGGACTGGCGATTTTGGATGTGATGCTGCCGGGTCTGGATGGCTTTACGATTGGGCAGAGGCTGAAAAAAAACGACCCGAGCCTGCCCATTTTAATGTTGTCCGCTCGGACGGCCATTGATGATAAGCTGCAGGGCCTGCAATTTGCTGATGATTATTTGACCAAGCCTTTTCATCCTGATGAGCTGACGGCAAGGGTCGAGGTTCTTCTGCGCCGCTTTGCGAACGTTGCGGCTGAGCCGCTGGCGGTGAAGCATTGGCTCGTGTATGAGCAGGAGAATCGGATTGAAAATCGGGAGACCGGCGAAGAGCTGATTTTGACCGGCAAGCAGTTTCAAATTTTCTCCTACCTTCTGCGGCATCTAGGGCAGATTATGACGAAGGAGCAAATTTATGAGGGTGTATGGGGCGAGGCTTACCTGGAAGGGGACAAGACGCTGATGGTACATATCCGTTATTTGCGTGAGAAGCTGGAGAAGGACCCGGCCCATCCCGAAATCATTGAGACGGTGCGGGGTATCGGTTACCGGGTGAAGCCGTGAAGCGGGATAAGAAGGAGCAGCGGACACACAAAGGTGGCCGTTTTTTTCAATCGCTGCAATCCAAATATTTGCTCATTATATTATCGGCGTTTCTGTTCGTGCCGATCGTGTTTCCAGTCGCAACGATTTTGTATTATTTGCTGGGAGTTGCGGTTCAACAGCAGGACATGCAGGTGCTTAAATACGGCAACACCAGCCAGATTGAGCTAATGTTTCATCAGCAGGCGGCTGAGCTCTCCGGCGCATCCAACCTGCACATCAATGACACGCTGCATAAGCTGCGGGAGCGTTATCCGGATGCTTCCTTTTTTTGGGTCGATGGGAATGGAAAGACCAAGCTGGAGCTTGGCGGGCAGGTCGGACTGCCGGTAATTTGGTCGAATGAGGATAGCATCCAGTTTATGAAGGAATATACCGGCTCGGATACGTTTACGGTTGTTGCCTTTATTGGCGATAAGCCGCTTGGCCAAGGCTTTATGGCGATGCAATTGCCGCGTTCGCTTGTGCAAAGCAATACGCCGCTCATTTCCGGAGCCCCTTTTTATATTCTTTTTCTCATCCTGGTGTTCCTGTTCTTCGTGGCTTTATCGCTGTTGTTCTTCCGCCATATTCGCACGCGTCTGCTGCGTTTGCAGGCCGCTATGACGAGGCGGGGAGAAGAAGGGCTTCCGCTTCCGGTGGAGGTGAATAAGCACGATGAGATTGGACAGCTCGAAATCGCTTTTAATGAAATGATTTTGCAGCTTAGAGCGGGCAGGCAGCGGGAACGCGAAGAGGAGGAACTGCGCAAGGAGCTGATTGCGAATTTATCGCATGATCTTCGTACGCCGATGACGGTGATGGGCGGTCAGCTGTATACGCTGCACAAGGAGCCGCTGAGTCAATCAGGACGCGAAACGGTGAAGCAGCTGGAACATAAAATCGATACGGTCAGCAGCCTGATCGAAAATCTGCTCTCGTATACGCTGATGACCAGCGGACGCTATCCGCTGGAGCTGGCACCGCAGGATGTGCTGCGGCTTGTCAGGGAAAGCGCAGCTTCCTGGTATCCGCTCTGGGAGCGCGAAGGACTGGCGGCGGATATTGAATTGCCCGAGCAGCCGCTTGTTTGGAGCGTGGACAAGGAAGGCTTCCGTCGCATTTTGGATAACCTGTTCCAAAATGCCGTGCGCCATGCCGCGGAAGGCGGCTACATTGGCGTTGCCGTGATTCAGCATGGCGAGCATTCGGCACTCGTCATTTCGGATCGGGGGCCCGGCACCCAGTCGGCCTCGAAGGAAAAAGGAGCAGGCATCGGCCTTGCGATTGTTCATTATTTGGTCCGCGAGATGGGGCTGGCGTGGCATATCGACAGCTCGGCTGCTGGCACGCGTATTCTGATCTACCCGGAAGCGGCGGCGGGTTATTTTTTAAACAAAATTTAAACAAAGCAGGTCTATGGTTTTAACCTTGATGCGTTATTCTAGCTTTCGAGGTGATAGACATGAACGAGTGGGTCATAGAAACGAAGGGACTTAGTAAAAAATATAAAGGGCGCTACGCCGTATCGGGTCTGAATTTGCGAATTGCCAAAGGCGACATTTATGGCTTCCTTGGGCCCAATGGCGCGGGAAAAACGACGACCATCCGCATGCTGCTTGGGCTGATTAAGCCGTCCAGCGGCAGTGTGCATATTTTCGGCAAAGCGCTGCAAAAGGAACGGCTGGCGATACTTCGCAAAATTGGCTCGCTGGTGGAGTACCCGTCCTATTACGGGCATTTAACAGCAATCGATAATTTGGAGGCGATTCGCCGAATTATTGATGCTCCAAAGACGAGAATTTCCGAGGTGCTGGACATCGTTGGTTTAACGAAGGAAGCCCGGCGGCCCGTAAAGGGCTATTCGCTCGGCATGAAGCAGCGTCTTGGCATCGCCAGCGCATTGCTGGGCAATCCGGAGCTGCTAATATTGGATGAGCCAACGAATGGCCTCGACCCATCCGGCATTTTGGAAATTCGCGAGCTGATTAAGCGCATGCCGCAGCAGCATGGCATTACGGTGCTCATCTCCAGCCATTTGCTGAGCGAGGTTGAACAAATGGCTAGAACGGTGGGCATTGTCCGCCAAGGGGAGCTTGTTTTTCAGGATACGATTCAAAATTTGCAGCAGCAGGCACAAGGCTCGATTGTACTGCGGGTATCCGACCCGCAAGCGGCGCTGCTCACCTTGTATGAGCAGGGCTTGGACGCTGTCAGAGAGGGCTCGCTCATTACACTGGAAGGAGTTAGTGATGCTGCTGCGGCGCAGATGGTCAACCAATTAGTAGCGCGCAAGCATGAAGTGTACCGCATCGAGGAAAAGAGAAAGTCGCTGGAGGACCTTTTCCTGCAAATTGTTGGGGAAGGGGGACAGAGGTGATGGGCATGCTTTTCAGGGCACTATCTGCCGATTTATTGAAAATACGTCGTAAAGGGCTTTGGGCGCTCGTTATAATTGCTCCTTTTGGCGTTGTATTGCTGCAAGCTGTCAATTTTGGGCTTCGTTATGACTATTTGGTGAAGCAATATACCGAAGATTTATGGGGCGGCCTGCTGCATAACATCTTCATGTTTGTACCAATATCACTGTTTCTCGGCTGTGTGCTTGTCAGCTCGCTGCTGGCGAATGTGGAGCATGGCACAGGCTCATGGAAGCAGCTGCTGGCGCTGCCTATATCAAGGCTGACGGTGTTTTCTGCGAAATTTGCGCTGAGCGCGATTTTGCTGGCATGCTCCTGCCTGCTGCTTGCCGTGTTCTCTGTCGCTTTAGGTGTGCTGCTTGGCTTCGGCTGGCACTTTCCGCTGACAGAGGTGCTGCGGCTAAGCTTCTATCCTTATGCAGGTGCGCTGCCCATGCTTGCATGCATGTTATGGCTCTGCATGACCTTTCGCAATCAGGGCTTCTCCATTTCCGCCGGGATCGTTACTGCGATAGCTTCCTTGTATCTTCCGGCAAAATATACGTGGCTGCCGCTGAATTGGCCGCTGCTCGCCTTCAGAGGCGAGCAGGGAGAGCTTTATATCGGCGCAGGAATATTGACCGGGCTCGTTATTTTTTCACTGGGCTCTGTCCATTTTGGCCGAAGGGATGTGGTCTAAAATGGCTGCATTCATAAGGCTGCTGGCTTCCGAGCGGCTTAAGCTATCCCGTTCCTTCATCTGGCTGCTCGTTCCCATTAGTCCACTGCTGGCTCTTTTTCTAGGCGTTCTCTCTAATTCAATAGAGGGCACGCCTGCCGAGCAATATGAAGGCTTATATTCATCCATGGCGTTGTTTCATGCGGTGCTGCTTTTGCCGATTTTGACAGGCGTCTTTGCGGCTTTCGTTTGCCGCTACGAGCATGCAGGGGGAGGCTGGAAGCAGCTGCTGGCGCTGCCAATATCGCGTAAATCGCTGTATTTCGCCAAGTTCTGGCTCGTTTCCGAGCTGCTCATCGGTGTGCAGCTGCTTTTCTTGGCAGCGGTGCTCATTACAGGTGCTGCCCGCGGACTCCATGAAATCCCTTGGCATTTCATGCTGCTGGGCTTGCTGGGAGGTTGGCTCGCTTGCTTGCCATTAGCAGCGCTTCAGCTGTGGGCATCCACCAGCTGGAGCAGTTTTGCAGCGCCGCTAACGATTAACGTCATGTTGACGCTGCCGAATATATTAGTTATCAACTCAGCGGAGTATGGTCCCTTTTATCCTTGGGCGCAGCCGACGATTGCAATGCTGGCGCTGGGCTCCGAAAATTACGGTGCCTTCACTGTACCTACAATGAACTTGTTTATGACGATTATAGGCAGCTTGCTTTTATTTTTTATTGGGGGCCTGCTCTATTTTCGAGCTAAAGAAATATAATAACAGACAACAGCCCATGCAGCTCGGCCTTACGGTTTGAGCTGCTGCTGCGTTTTCTGCTGCTTATGCAAGAGCGGCCTGACCACATACCAGAAATAGAGGGCGCTAATAAGCATAACGATAGCGGTAATGAGAAAAGGGAGCTGGACATTTTTGTGCTCCAGCATTAATCCTGTTGCATAGGCAGCCGCCGCGCCGCCGATACTGCGGAACAGAGAGCGCAATCCCGCAAAGCTGTTGCGGTCCTCGTCCGGGAGCGCCGACATCGTGTTGCTGTCGATCAGCGTATTAAGGAAGGCGAACAGCCCGCCTCGCAGCAGCAGAGCGCCAGCAAACAGGCTAACCGAGCTCGTTACGGACAGCACCGCTGCACTTATAATGATAAGCGCGAACAGCAGCATATACGTTTTCACCTCGCCGAGCCTGGACAAGATTGAAGGCACGAGCAAGGTGGCGATGAATAAGAAGAAATAATGGGCTGCGAGCAGCGATGATACGGCTTCGTTTTCCCAATCGAGCTGGTACTTTACGATGACGTTCAGGAAGGGCATGGTTAAAGCGCCAGCAATGCCGGATATGAAAATAAACCCGGACAGCAGCCAAACTTGCTTCGTCGGCAATAGTTGAGCGAGTGAACGAGTGAATTTACGCGAAGCGGATTTTTCCATAACTGCCGCCCGATTCACGCTACCTGCTCCCGTTTTCCTAGCATTCGCTGCCGCTGTTGATCGATCATCTCCCGGGTGGTGTGCCTCCTGCGTTTGCTGCTTCACTACAGCGTGGCGGTCAGAAGGCAGCTTCAAGCCGCGAATGATCGCAAGCAGCAGCATGAATATCGCCGCCAGCCACAGCTGCGGCTCATAGTTATCTTCAGGCGTGCCAAGCCAGCGGGGCAAATACCCGCCGAGCAGCGTACCGCCGATGTTGAAGAACATAAATACTGCAAGAAACAGGCTGTAAGCCTGCGTTTCCGATTCCCGTGACCGATTATATTGAAACAACAGCTGTGTTTCCGTTGCGACAATGAATACGATGCCGCAGGACAGCATAGCCTGAGCGCAATAATATAGAAGCAAGTGGTCGCTCACTGCAAACAGCGCAAAGCTGCCGGACATCAAGCTGATGCCGATGACCATAATGCGCTTTCGCCCCAGACGCCCTGCCAGCATGCTGGCGGGGATGCCGACTGCTCCTCCAATTAAGGTGCTGACCGATGTCAGGTGGCCGATTGCCTCCTCATTCACACCCTTGGATAAAAAATATAAATTCAGCACAAGGCTCGACAGCCCCATGGTCATTCCAAAGCATATTTCGCTAAAAATCAGCCATTTTGCAGCGGGCGCAAGCTGTTTAATGGCCTTGCCGTATCCAAACATAACGATCCCCAATCTGATGATGAACAGTGCTTTCGTTAAACGACTCTACTGCTTCCCATGTGGAATTTTAACTTTCATGAAGTATAACATGAGCGGTTAGAAGCGTATAGAAGTCTAGGGGATGAACGATTATAATGAATTCTATCCATTCTTTCAAAGAAAGCGGTGTAACCATGAACGGCTCTGTGTATATATTTATTATTTTGATCGCCGGACTGATTTTATGGAGGAGAACGCGCAGCTTTTATCGTCCGATTCGCGGCAGCGGCATACGGCTGCTGCTTCCCCTCCTTTTCATGCTGCCAGGCATGATGCTTTTCCTCAATCCCCGCATCCATGCGCCGCTGCTGGAGTGGATTGCAGCTATTGTTATCGGTTTAGCGCTGTCGATACCACTCATCTGGACGACCAATTATGAGGTGCGCGAGGATCAGCAAATTTATGCGAAAAAGAATATGGGCTTCATCGTCGCTTTTCTAGCGATTTTGGGTATTCGCTTGCTGCTGCGGAATTACGTGTCGATGCTCAATCCGGAAACGTTCGCCGCCTTGTTTATGGTAATCGCCTTTTCCTATGTGATTCCTTGGCGCGTCATGTCTTACCTGAAATTCAGAAAGCTCTTAAGAGGACGGCTTGTGGCGTAGTCTTCTAATGTATACAAGCAAGGCAATTGGACCTGTAGGAGGTCCGATTGCCTTTTTTCAAATATAAGCATTGATAAGTTACAAGGCATACTCGAAAAGTAAATAATTACATTCATGAGAAAGCTCATTGACAGCCTATAGGCTTTTCTCTATTATTAGTGAGAATCATTATTACTGAATCGAAACGGAGATAACGACAACATGATTAGAACGACCAAGAAAACGCTGCTATCTATTGCAGCTACGATTTTCCTCGTATCAACCGTGCTTATGGCATGTACGAAGCAGGAAGCGGCTCCAAGTGCTAGCAATGGAACTGCTGAAAACGCAGCAGTCACAACAGAGAAGGCCATTACGCTATCTTGGCCGCGCGATATTGGAACGATGAATCCCCACACCTATAACCCTTCACAGCTATTTGCCCAATCGATGATTTATGAGCCATTGGTTAGCTATAAAGCAGGAGGCAAGCTTGAGCCAATGCTGGCTGAATCATGGACAATTTCGGAGGATGGCAAGGAATATACCTTCAAGCTTCGTCAAAATGTGAAATTTTCCGACGGAACGTCTTTTAATGCAGCGATCGTGAAGAAAAATTTTGATGCGGTCATGAAAAACCCGAATCTGCACAGCTGGCTTGGCGTTATCAACGTTCTGGACAAGACGGAAGCTGTTGATGAATACACCTTTAAAATGACGCTGAAGCAGGCGTATTATCCAGCTATTCAGGATCTGTCACTCGTTCGCCCCGTTCGTTTCTTGGGTGAAGCCGGTTTCCCGGATGACGGAGATACTTCTAAAGGAATTAAGAAGCCGGTTGGAACAGGACCGTGGTTGCTGGTTGAATACAAGAAGGACGAATATGCCGTATTCACGCGCAACCCGAATTACTGGGGCGAAAGTCCAAAAATTGATAAAATCACGGTCAAAATCATTCCTGACCCAGAAACACGCGTATTGGCGTTTGAAAAAGGCGACCTTGATTTGATTTATGGAGAAGGTGTCATCAGCATGGATGCCTTCAAGCAATTGAAAGAATCCGGCAAGTATACCACGCAATTGTCCGAGCCGGTCGCAACAAGAAGCTTGCTGCTGAATACAACCAATGACAAGCTTTCCGATTTGCGGGTGCGTCTAGCGCTCCAATCTGGCTTTAACAAGCAGGCGATGGTTGAAGGGATTACGCTCGGCCTGGAGGAGAAGGCGGATACGATTTTGTCCAAAAACTTCCCGTACACGGATATCGACGTACAGCCTGTCGCATACAATACGGATCAAGCGACTGCTTACCTAGATGAAGCGGGCTGGAAACTGTCTGCCGGCAAAGCGGTTCGCGAGAAGGATGGACAGGCATTAGAGCTGGAATTGATCTTCGATAAGACCGATCCGATTCAGAAAGCTATGGCTGAGACGATGCAAGCCGAATGGAGCGCGATTGGCGTTAAGCTGAACATAACGGGACTTGAGCTCACGACGCAAATAGAGCGCCGGAAAGCGGGCAATTATGACCTTGATTTCTGGAGTAACTATGGAGCACCTTATGATCCGCATTCCTTCATTAACGTTGTAGCAGAGAAAGGCTGGGGCGTTGCGGAAGCCAATGCTGGCTTACCAATGAAGCAAGAGCTCGATCAGCAAATTCATGAGGTGCTTTCCTCGACGGATGAGACGAAGCGCCAGCAGCTTTACAGCTCGATTTTGCTGACGCTGCAGGAGCAATCGGCGATTGTGCCAATTTCCTATATTAAGAAAACAGTAGTATTCCAAAACAAGGTGACGGACTTTGCGTTCCCTGCGAACCGAGACGAAAATCCTTTTGAAGGAATAAACATTAGCCAGTAGCAAGCAGCCAGCAGGGAGGCAATCCATGATTAGCTATATCGGGAAGCGATTGCTCGCAATCGTTCCCATCATTCTTTTTGC
This genomic window contains:
- a CDS encoding response regulator transcription factor, with product MSVKLLYIEDDKEIGDFVCAHLKEQGYEVLWLLSGERALEEAEGCGLAILDVMLPGLDGFTIGQRLKKNDPSLPILMLSARTAIDDKLQGLQFADDYLTKPFHPDELTARVEVLLRRFANVAAEPLAVKHWLVYEQENRIENRETGEELILTGKQFQIFSYLLRHLGQIMTKEQIYEGVWGEAYLEGDKTLMVHIRYLREKLEKDPAHPEIIETVRGIGYRVKP
- a CDS encoding HAMP domain-containing sensor histidine kinase; this encodes MKRDKKEQRTHKGGRFFQSLQSKYLLIILSAFLFVPIVFPVATILYYLLGVAVQQQDMQVLKYGNTSQIELMFHQQAAELSGASNLHINDTLHKLRERYPDASFFWVDGNGKTKLELGGQVGLPVIWSNEDSIQFMKEYTGSDTFTVVAFIGDKPLGQGFMAMQLPRSLVQSNTPLISGAPFYILFLILVFLFFVALSLLFFRHIRTRLLRLQAAMTRRGEEGLPLPVEVNKHDEIGQLEIAFNEMILQLRAGRQREREEEELRKELIANLSHDLRTPMTVMGGQLYTLHKEPLSQSGRETVKQLEHKIDTVSSLIENLLSYTLMTSGRYPLELAPQDVLRLVRESAASWYPLWEREGLAADIELPEQPLVWSVDKEGFRRILDNLFQNAVRHAAEGGYIGVAVIQHGEHSALVISDRGPGTQSASKEKGAGIGLAIVHYLVREMGLAWHIDSSAAGTRILIYPEAAAGYFLNKI
- a CDS encoding ATP-binding cassette domain-containing protein; the encoded protein is MNEWVIETKGLSKKYKGRYAVSGLNLRIAKGDIYGFLGPNGAGKTTTIRMLLGLIKPSSGSVHIFGKALQKERLAILRKIGSLVEYPSYYGHLTAIDNLEAIRRIIDAPKTRISEVLDIVGLTKEARRPVKGYSLGMKQRLGIASALLGNPELLILDEPTNGLDPSGILEIRELIKRMPQQHGITVLISSHLLSEVEQMARTVGIVRQGELVFQDTIQNLQQQAQGSIVLRVSDPQAALLTLYEQGLDAVREGSLITLEGVSDAAAAQMVNQLVARKHEVYRIEEKRKSLEDLFLQIVGEGGQR
- a CDS encoding ABC transporter permease, which encodes MGMLFRALSADLLKIRRKGLWALVIIAPFGVVLLQAVNFGLRYDYLVKQYTEDLWGGLLHNIFMFVPISLFLGCVLVSSLLANVEHGTGSWKQLLALPISRLTVFSAKFALSAILLACSCLLLAVFSVALGVLLGFGWHFPLTEVLRLSFYPYAGALPMLACMLWLCMTFRNQGFSISAGIVTAIASLYLPAKYTWLPLNWPLLAFRGEQGELYIGAGILTGLVIFSLGSVHFGRRDVV
- a CDS encoding ABC transporter permease, with the protein product MAAFIRLLASERLKLSRSFIWLLVPISPLLALFLGVLSNSIEGTPAEQYEGLYSSMALFHAVLLLPILTGVFAAFVCRYEHAGGGWKQLLALPISRKSLYFAKFWLVSELLIGVQLLFLAAVLITGAARGLHEIPWHFMLLGLLGGWLACLPLAALQLWASTSWSSFAAPLTINVMLTLPNILVINSAEYGPFYPWAQPTIAMLALGSENYGAFTVPTMNLFMTIIGSLLLFFIGGLLYFRAKEI
- a CDS encoding MFS transporter, yielding MFGYGKAIKQLAPAAKWLIFSEICFGMTMGLSSLVLNLYFLSKGVNEEAIGHLTSVSTLIGGAVGIPASMLAGRLGRKRIMVIGISLMSGSFALFAVSDHLLLYYCAQAMLSCGIVFIVATETQLLFQYNRSRESETQAYSLFLAVFMFFNIGGTLLGGYLPRWLGTPEDNYEPQLWLAAIFMLLLAIIRGLKLPSDRHAVVKQQTQEAHHPGDDRSTAAANARKTGAGSVNRAAVMEKSASRKFTRSLAQLLPTKQVWLLSGFIFISGIAGALTMPFLNVIVKYQLDWENEAVSSLLAAHYFFLFIATLLVPSILSRLGEVKTYMLLFALIIISAAVLSVTSSVSLFAGALLLRGGLFAFLNTLIDSNTMSALPDEDRNSFAGLRSLFRSIGGAAAAYATGLMLEHKNVQLPFLITAIVMLISALYFWYVVRPLLHKQQKTQQQLKP
- a CDS encoding cytochrome c biogenesis protein CcdC, with amino-acid sequence MNSIHSFKESGVTMNGSVYIFIILIAGLILWRRTRSFYRPIRGSGIRLLLPLLFMLPGMMLFLNPRIHAPLLEWIAAIVIGLALSIPLIWTTNYEVREDQQIYAKKNMGFIVAFLAILGIRLLLRNYVSMLNPETFAALFMVIAFSYVIPWRVMSYLKFRKLLRGRLVA
- the nikA gene encoding nickel ABC transporter substrate-binding protein produces the protein MIRTTKKTLLSIAATIFLVSTVLMACTKQEAAPSASNGTAENAAVTTEKAITLSWPRDIGTMNPHTYNPSQLFAQSMIYEPLVSYKAGGKLEPMLAESWTISEDGKEYTFKLRQNVKFSDGTSFNAAIVKKNFDAVMKNPNLHSWLGVINVLDKTEAVDEYTFKMTLKQAYYPAIQDLSLVRPVRFLGEAGFPDDGDTSKGIKKPVGTGPWLLVEYKKDEYAVFTRNPNYWGESPKIDKITVKIIPDPETRVLAFEKGDLDLIYGEGVISMDAFKQLKESGKYTTQLSEPVATRSLLLNTTNDKLSDLRVRLALQSGFNKQAMVEGITLGLEEKADTILSKNFPYTDIDVQPVAYNTDQATAYLDEAGWKLSAGKAVREKDGQALELELIFDKTDPIQKAMAETMQAEWSAIGVKLNITGLELTTQIERRKAGNYDLDFWSNYGAPYDPHSFINVVAEKGWGVAEANAGLPMKQELDQQIHEVLSSTDETKRQQLYSSILLTLQEQSAIVPISYIKKTVVFQNKVTDFAFPANRDENPFEGINISQ